The DNA sequence ATGAAGACTTTTCTTTTGATAGTTTCTTCCGTCttatttgagtcataggaaacatcgtactgttaaagggggtctaGATGATTCATAAATCGTATTTCCGAAGTGATCCTCAAACCTATACACATGCTACCACTTCCAGTGAAACGTCTTGAAATCTCTGGCAGAGCTGGCAAAATTGCTAGCTACAGAGATGCAATTCTTCTGGCCGTTGACGAATTTGGTCTGATATGGAGTTAGGATTTCGCTAGTGTGATATGCCTACCGTGAGGAAATTGTGTGCCCCGACGAATTTGAGTCTCCAAATTTTTGACCGTTGCTGCGCGGTGTGTCAGCTATCGAGTGGATCCTTATCCTGACAATGGTCATGTCTGAAGGGGCATTTATGACAATTCATGTATGGTTTCCCCCGCTATAAATACCCCCCAACTACTTGCTGGTTGGCTGCTCTAGAGAGAGACTGGCACTTTTCATTTCATATTACCCTTTCCTCTTATGACTTTGTGAGAAACCCAAGTGAGGAATAACCCAACCAGAGataaagtgattgagcatcactgtaGAGTTTATTTGTgtgatccgacgcttgttaccttgaAGACTGTCATTCTTCtagacggttaggcatcatgtTATGAGAACCCAAGAGTAATTGTGGCATGCCGGCGaacaagtctgtgaaggttttgaaagtctaccttgaagacttaacATGAGTAATTAGGCGTGGTCTGTTGTGACCTTAGCTTAAGTGGAATACGTTGAAGACTTAGTGTCGTCGGAGTTCAATCCCAGCCGTCtcaaccagacatacagttgatacaacaactggaactggtgtGCCAAATCATCATGTCATCATTGAGTCTACGTGGTTTCAAATTCCTAAACCCTTTTAATATCTATTATTCCATTGCTAAAGAATCTGTGATCTACCTCCGAAGAATTTGAACTGAAGACTTTCATCATGTTGTTTTTCATTTCTTCAGTTCATCTTTTGTATGCCTGAATGCGTGTATGATTGCATGTTCTTCACTTACATCTATCTTGTATGCATGCTCTATGTTTCTGTGATGGATTAGTCTCGCTCCCATTTCTATCTCTTCACATTGATCTTTATCAAATTCATCGGAGTTTGATTAATTTCTAAAAATCTTCCATTCACCCCCCTCTGGGAGTGAACCGGTGCTTTTATTGTGTGATTTTAGTTTAACCACTTGAAGCTTTACCTAGGTCGACTACAGGTATGAACAAGGTATTAGTTGCATGCCCCATCTTCGATGGCACGAACTATCCCTACTAGAAGGTCATGATGCGAAAGCGTCTCTTGGTGATGAACAGTGAGCTGTGGACCATCATTGAACTGGGATTGACTAAAATTTACAAAATGGCGAGCGCTAAGTAATATTTGTTTCCTGATCATAGCCCCTGCCATAGCTAAGATCTCAACTCTCTGGAATTCCTTTGATCTGATTATGAGACAGTAGAAACGGGAGTTCCTCCGGTCTAGCAAGGATGTACCTGTGATCATCGGCGAAACTGCTGGCATACCAAAGTGCATGTTGTTTATCAAGCTTCACTGTTAAATGGGATTCGCAGAAGCATCAACTCTCAAGTCTAAGCCTACGGGTCCTATCTTCCATGGTATAAAACTGGGCCTGCCGTTTTCCAGCCCTCGAAAAGAGATACCTCCTCAAGCGGATTCTTCCCTCAGGACCTTTCCCCCCTTTGACTTCGTGGATGGCATGTGGGAGACGAGAAGCGTCGACGCCGAACCGCTTCTGCGCTCCACCAGGGGCCACGACACGTTTGCGTTGGTCCGACGAAGACGTGTTGGTGCCGGGGAAGGCAGCGACCAGGGAGTGAGGGTAGTGGCCACGTCGTGAGGGCGGCGTCCAGAGCGTGAGGGCAGCGACCACTTCATGAGGTCGACAGCTAGGGAGTGGGGGTGGCGGCCATGTCGTGACGGCGCCAATCATGCCGTGAAGGTGGCGGCCACGTCGTGAGGGCGGCATCCACGGAGTCACAGCGGCGACGGATCCTGGCTAAGGTTTCGGCTGGGAAGTGGAGGCCGGAGCAGGGCATGCTCGCGTGGCTCAAATTGCGATCCCATGAGAGTTGTGTAAGACATAGTGCAGCAATGCGTTTAAAGGGAAATACACTTGTGTTCCTGGTGGTATATGCATCCTATATGGGgatttatttttaattttttaatAAAAAGTCAAAATAGGTAAGAACTATTTTGACAAAATATTTGACTTACTTTTGCACTAGTATAAAAATCCTGACGAAAAAAAACAAAAGTTGACCTCacagcaaaaaagacaaaatttaTTTGCTATTATAGGTCACTATTCACACTATTTTAGCCAAAAATTGTCTTTTTTGAAAAGAAGTCAAAGGGATATtttttttgtggattttttttcTCACAAATACAATAGAAGGTCAagtttatttcaaaaatattttcagAAATTTTCGACTTTTTGTTGAATTACTAAATTTTTTTCCCATATAGGGTGCATATGTCCCCATAGACCAAAAGTTCCCCTCCTGCGTTTAAAGCTTTATTAATGCAGCATCATAGGTACATATATGGAACATAGCACAACTATAACAGCGAAGGTAAAACACACCCATGAGAGCTTTGCAACAGTGCGTTCAAAGGTAGCATTTATTTAGTTGGTTGAATGTAACTCAAGTCACGCCAGATACTTGAGGACGCCAGGAAAGTGAACCTTGTAGAAATAGTCGTCCCAGTCGATTCTCCTGAGATCGAAATCAAAGCAGCATTCTCCTCCATCTTTATTACTCTCCATCGCTTTCCTCAGCTTCTCAAGGTTCATGTCATCAAAGCTTCACAACGTCGAGAAAATCGACTCAGAGAGAACGATATTTAGAAAGGCAAAATGTTTCGTCTCATTGTGGCCAATATGATGCTTACCGTCCTTTGAATAAGGTGTAAGGCGCATAGAGCTCAATCAGATGCATGGCCAATCTGTATTTTCCGTTGAGCTCATTGTAGCGCCGCGAGAAAAGGCCACAGAGCAGCACGTTCACCAGGTGGAGGACCTGCCCGAGTCCAGTTGTCCGCATCACACACAGACACACAAGTTACTCTATTGGCCATCTGCGAATTTAATGTTCCAATTTCTATTCTCCGCCGAGCAAACCTCAAGAGGGAACTTGTACTTGATGACGATGTACGCGCGGAGCCTGGCGACCGTGCTGAAGAAGCGCATATTGTTCAGCCGGATGGGCTCGCCGTTCTTCCCTCGGGGCGGGTTGTCCTTGAAGTAGCGATGGCCTGACTCCTGGAGAGTGGTGTAAGACGTCGGGTTGCTCACAGACGACGTCAAGTGATAGACGGTCTGCACCTGTTCCTCTGTGTGCGCCGCCATGGCTACCATCATAGAGTTCACCACCATGTCCCCCGGAATCTGTCCAAACTCGAAATAATGGTATGACTTGTGAGTATGCAAACTCACCACGTCCATTATGTTGAAGTTTTGGATGTGAGGATGCAAACTCACCACGTCCATTATGGCATCGGGGTCTACTAGAAAGAATTTCAAGGCCTGCTTGGTGTAACCCAAGATAACAGAGTCAATTGTCCTAAACAAGAGAAAATGCAACTTAGTGTCGCCTGAACCTAAAGAAAAAGTCTAAAGAGATGAATATTTTTAATTAGATTTACCTAACTCCTTCTATCCATCCAGGCAATGGGTCCTTGAGGATGCTAGTTATGATGCTTGGCCTGACGATGACAACTGGAAGGTCACCTTCTAGGTGCCCCAGCAGCATCTCGCCCATTGCCTTGGTGAAAACGTAGGTATTTGGCCACCCGAAATGCCTTGCTCTTGAGGCCAATGTGTAAGTATAAAATGCGTGTTACTATTGTTACAGAAAGGTATACCAATGTACACTTATGTTTAGTTTCTAACCTCTTGAGGCCAAGTTCCTTCATGGTTTTCCTCTCAGCCCTTTCTGTAGCACAGTTAGCATTCAGTTCCATCTTGGTATGTTTGATCAGATTTAGCTCAGATTCGACATCTAAATGTGTGCCTGCCCGTAGTGTATCGCCCATTATGAATGGTTTCTCTAGTATTAGTCCCTCTTGTTCACCGCTTACGTAAGCTGTTCAAGTCAGTTAATCACTTCTCCTGATTCAGAGTAAATAATTGAAAACAGAACATACTAATAGAATCCTGCGCTTCGCACCTGTTGAAATGTGAAGCAGCATTTTTAGTTTGATGCACTTGTTCGCAAATGCATACATGTGCTTCGCTCCCAAGACGTTAGTGTCAAAAGCTACATCGTATCTGTAAACCCATAACGCTTTGATCAAATATCTAAAAAGCATGTTTTAATTTTTTCTTTTATTGGTAACAACATGCATGCATGCTTTTATTTTTTGCGAGATAACAACATGTATGATTTCACAGATTCGTGGTAATTAACCTTTCATAGAAATTCGTAGTTGCAGCACCATTCACGATGATGTCCATATTCTTGGACAGTTCTTTCAGCTTGGCAGTGTCTAGTCCAAAATCCTCACAGATAACGTCTCCTGCCAGAGGGCACACCTTTTCTTGGATGAAATCTCCGAATCCATTGCCATACTTTTCTCTGAGAACTTGGAAGATTTCCCTCCGTGTTACCTGCAGATAACGAATTGATGTTTGCAGTTTTTTCGTGTACTTCAATTTTCCCATGTTCGGTTTGCCTGTTGAACTGTTATCACTTTTACCACATGCATGTTGGACGTACTGTCATACTATGCATCTCTGAATTATTCTCTGAGGAGTACTTCTCAGAAATGGAAGTTTCTACTTGTTAGCCCATTACACTTTCAAGAAAGCAGCTCGTGTCGGCCATCCCCATCCCCGCCTCTCCACTCCACTGTGCACACCGTCCCGGGCCCTTTCCTCTACTCTCCTCGACCTCACGATGGGCAGGTCCGACGGCAGCGGCTGATTATCAGCGTTGGACGCTCGAGGGAGCTCTAGATCATGGTGCCGCTGCCCATGTTCTCCGAGGCCATCATCGTCCACCGTAGCGTCGGTGAAGGAGGAGATGAGGAGGTGGTGCTCTCCTCTAGTACGAATAG is a window from the Triticum urartu cultivar G1812 unplaced genomic scaffold, Tu2.1 TuUngrouped_contig_6358, whole genome shotgun sequence genome containing:
- the LOC125530489 gene encoding alcohol-forming fatty acyl-CoA reductase-like, with translation MKKLADRFLAISASIRTRGEHHLLISSFTDATVDDDGLGEHGQRHHDLELPRASNADNQPLPSDLPIVTRREIFQVLREKYGNGFGDFIQEKVCPLAGDVICEDFGLDTAKLKELSKNMDIIVNGAATTNFYERYDVAFDTNVLGAKHMYAFANKCIKLKMLLHISTAYVSGEQEGLILEKPFIMGDTLRAGTHLDVESELNLIKHTKMELNANCATERAERKTMKELGLKRARHFGWPNTYVFTKAMGEMLLGHLEGDLPVVIVRPSIITSILKDPLPGWIEGVRTIDSVILGYTKQALKFFLVDPDAIMDVIPGDMVVNSMMVAMAAHTEEQVQTVYHLTSSVSNPTSYTTLQESGHRYFKDNPPRGKNGEPIRLNNMRFFSTVARLRAYIVIKYKFPLEVLHLVNVLLCGLFSRRYNELNGKYRLAMHLIELYAPYTLFKGRFDDMNLEKLRKAMESNKDGGECCFDFDLRRIDWDDYFYKVHFPGVLKYLA